A genomic window from Pannonibacter sp. XCT-53 includes:
- a CDS encoding sugar ABC transporter permease: MSDAALSGSKTPTARSLVSALQLDTRLLGMIGAFIVLCIAFNVFTDGRFLTPRNIFNLTIQTVSVAIMATGMVFIIVTRHIDLSVGSLLATVAAVMAVVQTQVLPVTMGLGLGHPAIWIIALVVGLIVGAAIGAFQGWMVGYLGIPAFIVTLGGLLVWRNAAWFITNGQTIGPLDETFAMMGGAGGTLGETWSWVFGVLAVAASMWLLVSARRRRAAHGFPVKPVWAEVTMGVIISGAILGFVAVLNAAEIPAQRLQRIFADQGQTMPEGLVMGYGIPISVLLLIVVAVAMTVIARRTRFGRYIFATGGNPDAAELSGINTRLLTVKVFALMGGLCALSAAVAAARLGFSTNDIGTLDELRVIAAAVIGGTALSGGIGTIYGAILGALIMQSLQSGMAMVGVDAPLQNIVVGIVLVLAVLVDILYRKRTGD; the protein is encoded by the coding sequence ATGTCCGATGCTGCCCTGTCCGGGTCCAAGACCCCGACAGCCCGATCCCTTGTATCCGCATTGCAACTCGACACGCGCCTGCTTGGCATGATCGGCGCGTTCATCGTGCTCTGCATCGCCTTCAATGTGTTCACGGATGGGCGCTTCCTCACTCCGCGCAACATCTTCAACCTGACGATCCAGACCGTCTCCGTCGCCATCATGGCCACCGGCATGGTCTTCATCATCGTCACCCGTCACATCGACCTGTCGGTCGGCTCGCTTCTGGCCACCGTGGCAGCCGTGATGGCCGTCGTGCAGACCCAGGTCCTTCCGGTCACGATGGGTCTCGGCCTCGGTCACCCGGCCATCTGGATCATCGCCCTTGTCGTCGGCCTGATCGTCGGCGCTGCGATCGGCGCCTTCCAGGGCTGGATGGTGGGCTATCTCGGCATCCCGGCCTTCATCGTCACGCTCGGCGGCCTGCTGGTCTGGCGCAACGCGGCCTGGTTCATCACGAATGGCCAGACGATCGGCCCGCTGGACGAAACCTTCGCGATGATGGGCGGCGCCGGCGGCACGCTCGGCGAAACCTGGTCGTGGGTGTTCGGCGTCCTCGCCGTGGCCGCCTCCATGTGGCTGCTGGTCTCGGCCCGGCGCCGGCGCGCGGCCCATGGCTTCCCGGTGAAGCCGGTCTGGGCCGAAGTGACCATGGGCGTGATCATCAGCGGCGCAATCCTGGGCTTCGTGGCCGTCCTGAATGCGGCCGAGATCCCGGCGCAGCGCCTGCAGCGGATCTTCGCCGACCAGGGCCAGACCATGCCGGAAGGCCTGGTGATGGGCTATGGCATCCCGATCTCGGTGCTGCTGCTGATCGTCGTGGCCGTCGCCATGACCGTCATCGCCCGCCGCACCCGCTTTGGTCGCTACATCTTCGCCACCGGCGGCAACCCGGATGCAGCCGAGCTGTCGGGCATCAACACGCGTCTGCTGACGGTCAAGGTCTTCGCCCTGATGGGTGGCCTCTGCGCCCTCTCGGCCGCCGTCGCCGCTGCCCGTCTCGGCTTCTCGACCAACGACATCGGCACGCTCGACGAACTGCGCGTCATCGCCGCAGCCGTCATCGGCGGAACGGCGCTGTCCGGCGGCATCGGCACCATCTATGGCGCCATCCTCGGCGCGCTGATCATGCAGTCGCTGCAGTCGGGCATGGCCATGGTGGGCGTCGATGCGCCGCTCCAGAACATCGTCGTCGGCATCGTGCTGGTTCTCGCCGTTCTCGTCGACATCCTCTATCGCAAGCGTACGGGAGACTGA
- the xylF gene encoding D-xylose ABC transporter substrate-binding protein has protein sequence MRKIAVLVAGALLSATALTAANAQDLVVGVSWSNFQEERWKTDEAAIKAALEAAGAKYISADAQSSSAKQLSDVEALIAQGANALIILAQDAQAIGPAVQAAADEGIPVVGYDRLIDDPRAFYLTFDNVEVGRMQAREILKVKPEGNYVMIKGSATDPNADFLRGGQQEVLQAAIDAGKIKIVGEAYTDGWLPANAQRNMEQILTANDNKVDAVVASNDGTAGGAVAALAAQGMEGTPVSGQDGDAAALNRIAKGTQTVSVWKDARELGKTAGEVAVALAKGAKLTDVAGAGTWKSPGGNELTAKFLTPIAITKDNLNVVVDAGWISKDALCQGVSGGPAPCN, from the coding sequence ATGCGCAAGATTGCCGTACTCGTCGCGGGAGCGCTTCTGTCCGCGACCGCCCTGACTGCCGCCAACGCCCAGGATCTCGTGGTCGGCGTGAGCTGGTCGAACTTCCAGGAAGAACGCTGGAAGACCGACGAAGCCGCGATCAAGGCTGCCCTGGAAGCCGCTGGCGCCAAGTACATTTCCGCTGACGCGCAGAGCTCGTCCGCCAAGCAGCTCTCCGACGTCGAGGCCCTGATCGCCCAGGGTGCCAACGCCCTCATCATCCTCGCCCAGGACGCCCAGGCCATCGGCCCGGCCGTGCAGGCCGCTGCCGACGAAGGCATTCCGGTCGTCGGCTATGACCGTCTGATCGACGACCCGCGCGCCTTCTACCTGACCTTCGACAACGTCGAGGTCGGTCGCATGCAGGCCCGCGAGATCCTGAAGGTGAAGCCGGAAGGCAACTACGTCATGATCAAGGGCTCGGCCACCGACCCGAACGCAGACTTCCTGCGTGGCGGCCAGCAGGAAGTCCTGCAGGCGGCAATCGACGCCGGCAAGATCAAGATCGTGGGCGAGGCCTACACCGACGGCTGGCTCCCGGCCAACGCCCAGCGCAACATGGAGCAGATCCTCACCGCCAACGACAACAAGGTCGACGCGGTGGTGGCCTCCAACGACGGCACCGCTGGTGGCGCCGTGGCTGCTCTCGCTGCCCAGGGCATGGAAGGCACCCCGGTGTCCGGCCAGGACGGTGACGCGGCTGCGCTGAACCGCATCGCCAAGGGCACCCAGACCGTGTCCGTGTGGAAGGACGCCCGCGAGCTCGGCAAGACGGCCGGCGAAGTGGCCGTGGCTCTGGCCAAGGGCGCCAAGCTCACCGACGTGGCCGGTGCCGGCACCTGGAAGTCGCCCGGCGGCAACGAGCTGACGGCCAAGTTCCTCACCCCGATCGCCATCACCAAGGACAATCTGAACGTCGTCGTCGACGCCGGCTGGATTTCCAAGGACGCCCTCTGCCAGGGCGTGTCGGGTGGCCCGGCCCCCTGCAACTAA
- a CDS encoding ROK family protein: MARIDLGRATQLSPATITAITSDMLDEGLIVGIDAEEPKAPLARGRPRSLLAIDGGAANVISVRISVSRIDLAMADFTGRIFHSRKVHYDALTANAGTFPATLTDAVRSFVVEAGVEPASVLEVGVASQGIVDTNRGVVVWSPAFAGRDIPVVAPLQETFSARVTLSNDTNMITEALHWSDPARYSGTFAVVMVDYGVGMGLFLDDHLFVGASGAAAEIGHANHIPGGARCRCGRQGCLEAYLADYALLRMTQGLPEDTDPATMAVTAQTFEDLHDRAEAGDQQVIAVLEKAGVALGYGIARLLALIDPARVVLTGAGIRAFPFMEGAMHRALDAALVEDLRRSLKVDVVPWNEDFIRRGLIAQAMRRLDETLVLSTRRGR, from the coding sequence ATGGCCCGGATCGATCTTGGCAGGGCGACACAGCTCAGTCCGGCGACCATCACGGCCATCACCTCCGACATGCTCGATGAGGGGCTGATCGTCGGCATCGACGCCGAGGAACCCAAGGCGCCACTGGCGCGAGGGCGTCCGCGCAGCCTGCTGGCGATCGACGGCGGCGCGGCCAATGTCATCAGCGTGCGCATCTCCGTCAGCCGAATCGACCTGGCCATGGCGGACTTCACCGGCCGGATCTTCCACAGCCGGAAGGTGCATTACGACGCGCTGACGGCCAATGCCGGGACGTTCCCGGCCACGCTCACCGATGCGGTCCGCAGCTTCGTCGTCGAGGCCGGCGTCGAGCCCGCCAGCGTGCTGGAGGTCGGCGTTGCCTCGCAGGGTATCGTCGATACCAATCGCGGCGTGGTGGTCTGGAGCCCGGCCTTTGCCGGCCGGGACATTCCCGTCGTGGCGCCGCTGCAGGAGACCTTCTCGGCCCGGGTGACCCTGTCCAACGACACCAACATGATCACCGAGGCCCTGCACTGGTCGGACCCGGCCCGCTACAGCGGCACCTTCGCCGTGGTCATGGTGGACTACGGTGTCGGCATGGGGCTGTTCCTCGACGATCACCTGTTTGTCGGGGCAAGCGGTGCGGCGGCCGAAATCGGTCATGCCAACCACATCCCTGGCGGCGCGCGCTGTCGCTGCGGCCGGCAGGGGTGCCTGGAGGCCTATCTCGCCGACTACGCGCTTCTGCGCATGACGCAGGGATTGCCGGAGGATACGGATCCGGCCACGATGGCCGTGACGGCCCAGACCTTCGAGGATCTGCACGACCGGGCCGAGGCCGGCGACCAGCAGGTCATTGCCGTTCTGGAGAAGGCCGGCGTGGCGCTGGGCTACGGCATTGCCCGTCTGCTGGCGCTGATCGACCCGGCGCGCGTGGTCCTGACGGGTGCGGGCATCCGTGCCTTTCCCTTCATGGAAGGGGCCATGCATCGGGCCCTTGATGCCGCGCTGGTGGAGGACCTGCGCCGCTCGCTCAAGGTCGATGTGGTGCCCTGGAACGAGGATTTCATCCGCCGCGGCCTGATTGCCCAGGCCATGCGGCGGCTGGACGAAACCCTGGTGCTTTCGACACGCCGCGGACGCTGA
- a CDS encoding di-heme oxidoredictase family protein, translated as MNGVGTLTRRVRARLRPAAARGGLSRAAAGFGPLLAVAPALGLGLALGLCAPAQAQSWSERNLDRPLSFDSLRETLKAEADKGQSADLEALIAEGQRLFEARFITEEGAGRPMATQAIVPTRRKRPSEVAFNRLPGPDASACSGCHNQPVTGGAGDFVANVFVSEGFESADFDTTDPQFSNERGTNILHGSGLIELLAREMTVDLQGQRRAALAAARKSGQPVTVDLTTKDVGFGKLTAHPDGTLDVTGLDGVDADLVLRPFSQKGVFASLRQFTVNALNVHHGIQATERFGQDWTGSADFDMDGVADEIDAGHVSALVAFQATLPAPGRRTGLPADWAEAAADGEKAFADIGCAFCHRPSLPLESLSFADPSPVENAGTLRPGDVSDPLVLNMAALPWVQALPRDERGRVLVPLFGDLKRHRISDARIDRLGNELQAQRFVARDVFITAELWGVGNTAPYGHRGDITTLGEVILAHGGSAASARDAYAALPDERQQSIIAFLRTLEVPK; from the coding sequence ATGAATGGGGTTGGGACGTTGACACGACGCGTGCGGGCGCGGCTTCGGCCTGCCGCCGCGAGGGGCGGGCTGAGCCGCGCCGCAGCCGGGTTCGGCCCGCTGCTGGCCGTTGCCCCCGCCCTCGGACTGGGGCTGGCGCTGGGGCTTTGCGCACCGGCGCAGGCGCAGAGCTGGAGCGAGCGCAATCTCGACCGGCCACTGTCCTTCGACAGCCTGAGGGAGACCCTCAAGGCCGAGGCGGACAAGGGGCAGTCGGCCGATCTCGAGGCGTTGATTGCCGAGGGTCAGCGCCTGTTCGAGGCCCGCTTCATCACCGAGGAGGGCGCCGGCCGGCCGATGGCCACGCAGGCGATCGTGCCGACGCGGCGCAAGCGCCCCTCCGAGGTTGCCTTCAACCGGTTGCCCGGCCCCGATGCCAGCGCCTGTTCCGGCTGCCACAACCAGCCTGTCACCGGTGGGGCCGGGGATTTTGTCGCCAATGTCTTCGTCTCGGAAGGCTTCGAGAGTGCGGATTTCGACACCACCGATCCGCAATTCTCCAATGAGCGGGGCACCAACATCCTGCACGGGTCCGGGCTGATCGAGCTGCTGGCCCGCGAGATGACGGTCGACCTTCAGGGGCAGCGCCGTGCGGCGCTGGCGGCCGCGCGCAAGTCTGGCCAGCCGGTGACCGTCGACCTGACGACGAAGGATGTCGGCTTCGGCAAGCTGACCGCCCATCCCGACGGCACCCTTGACGTGACCGGGCTCGACGGCGTCGATGCGGATCTGGTGCTGCGTCCCTTCAGCCAGAAGGGCGTGTTTGCCAGCCTGCGCCAGTTCACGGTGAATGCGCTCAACGTGCATCACGGCATCCAGGCGACCGAGCGCTTCGGGCAGGACTGGACCGGCAGTGCCGACTTCGACATGGACGGCGTTGCCGACGAGATCGACGCCGGCCATGTCTCCGCGCTGGTCGCCTTCCAGGCGACCTTGCCTGCGCCCGGCCGCAGGACCGGGTTGCCGGCCGACTGGGCGGAGGCGGCCGCCGATGGCGAGAAGGCCTTTGCCGACATCGGCTGCGCCTTCTGTCACCGCCCCTCGCTGCCACTGGAGAGCCTGAGCTTTGCCGATCCCAGCCCGGTGGAAAACGCCGGCACGCTGCGGCCGGGCGATGTCTCCGACCCGCTCGTGCTGAACATGGCGGCGCTGCCCTGGGTTCAGGCGCTGCCGCGCGACGAGCGGGGCCGCGTGCTGGTGCCGCTGTTCGGCGACCTCAAGCGCCACCGCATTTCCGATGCCCGCATCGACCGGCTCGGCAATGAACTGCAGGCGCAGCGCTTCGTCGCCCGCGACGTGTTCATCACGGCGGAGCTCTGGGGCGTCGGCAACACCGCGCCCTATGGTCATCGCGGGGATATCACCACGCTTGGCGAGGTGATCCTCGCCCATGGCGGCAGCGCCGCGTCGGCCCGGGACGCCTATGCCGCCCTGCCGGACGAGCGGCAACAGTCCATCATCGCTTTCCTGCGGACACTGGAGGTGCCGAAATGA
- a CDS encoding CRTAC1 family protein, with amino-acid sequence MTRRLLLLPLAAMTLLPGAGLAGERTTSLAPVPHFVEEAASAGIDHRYDGPWEYFVGGGVAVSDCNGDRRPDLFLAGGKGPAALYVNDSPTGGALVFRKADTGLGEKELARVTGAYPLDYDNDGLMDLAVLRVGENLLLRGLGACRFEVANRQVGLDGGNAWTTAFAATWEPGAAYPTLAFGNYVDRSQPGAPWGTCHDNMLHRPAPGLKPDYSQPERLSPGYCSLSMLFTDWNRSGEPALRISNDRQYYRGGEEQLWAVPPGRPAQAYRRADGWRKLTIWGMGIASIDLNVDGLPEYALTSMGDTKLQVLEQEGDDLVPVYADIAFDKGVTAHRPYTGEDLRPSTGWHSEFQDVNNDTLWDLYIAKGNVESMPDFAAFDPDNLLLGQWDGKFVETGDAAGIALARRGRGAGLADLNADGLLDLVVVNRGEPASLFRNVGKGDAATPRPLGNWLAIELVQPGKPNRNAVGAKVSVRVGTRSIERDVLVGGGHASGQLGFLHIGLGVSERAQVRVRWPDGEWSHSYRVFANNHVVIERGAEAAKLWFPE; translated from the coding sequence ATGACCCGTCGCCTCCTGCTTCTGCCGCTTGCGGCGATGACGCTTCTGCCCGGTGCCGGACTGGCCGGTGAACGGACCACCTCGCTGGCGCCGGTGCCGCATTTCGTCGAGGAGGCGGCATCCGCCGGCATCGACCACCGCTATGACGGGCCCTGGGAGTATTTCGTTGGCGGCGGTGTCGCCGTGTCCGACTGCAACGGCGACCGCCGGCCCGACCTGTTCCTGGCCGGAGGCAAGGGGCCGGCGGCGCTCTATGTCAACGACAGTCCGACCGGCGGGGCGCTGGTTTTCCGCAAGGCCGACACCGGACTGGGCGAGAAGGAGCTGGCGCGCGTCACCGGCGCCTATCCGCTCGACTATGACAATGACGGCCTGATGGACCTGGCCGTCCTGCGGGTCGGGGAGAACCTGCTCCTGCGCGGGCTCGGCGCCTGTCGCTTCGAGGTTGCCAACCGCCAGGTCGGTCTCGACGGCGGCAACGCCTGGACCACCGCCTTTGCCGCCACCTGGGAGCCGGGGGCTGCCTATCCGACCCTGGCCTTCGGCAATTACGTTGACCGCTCCCAGCCCGGCGCCCCCTGGGGGACCTGCCACGACAACATGCTGCACCGGCCGGCTCCGGGCCTTAAGCCGGATTACAGCCAGCCGGAGCGGCTGTCGCCGGGCTACTGCAGCCTGTCGATGCTCTTCACCGACTGGAACCGTTCCGGCGAGCCGGCGCTGCGCATTTCCAACGACCGGCAGTACTACCGCGGCGGCGAGGAACAGCTCTGGGCCGTGCCTCCGGGCCGCCCGGCCCAAGCCTATCGCCGCGCCGACGGCTGGCGCAAGCTGACGATCTGGGGCATGGGCATCGCCAGCATCGACCTCAATGTCGACGGCCTGCCCGAATATGCGCTCACCAGCATGGGCGACACCAAGCTGCAGGTGCTGGAGCAGGAGGGGGACGATCTGGTCCCGGTCTATGCCGACATCGCCTTCGACAAGGGGGTGACGGCGCACCGGCCCTACACGGGCGAGGACCTGCGTCCCTCCACCGGCTGGCATTCCGAATTCCAGGACGTGAACAACGACACGCTCTGGGACCTCTACATCGCCAAGGGCAACGTGGAATCCATGCCGGATTTCGCTGCCTTCGACCCCGACAACCTGCTCCTCGGCCAGTGGGACGGCAAGTTCGTGGAGACGGGCGACGCCGCCGGCATCGCCTTGGCGCGGCGCGGGCGCGGGGCCGGCCTTGCGGATCTCAATGCCGATGGCCTGCTCGACCTCGTGGTCGTCAACCGGGGCGAGCCGGCCAGCCTCTTCCGCAATGTCGGCAAGGGCGATGCCGCCACGCCGCGCCCGCTCGGCAACTGGCTCGCCATCGAGCTGGTGCAGCCGGGCAAGCCGAACCGCAACGCGGTCGGAGCCAAGGTCAGCGTCCGCGTCGGCACCAGGTCAATCGAGCGCGATGTGCTTGTCGGTGGCGGCCATGCCTCCGGCCAGCTCGGCTTCCTGCACATCGGCCTCGGCGTCTCCGAACGCGCCCAGGTCCGCGTGCGCTGGCCGGACGGCGAATGGAGCCATTCCTACCGCGTCTTCGCCAACAACCATGTCGTCATCGAGCGCGGCGCGGAGGCCGCGAAGCTCTGGTTCCCGGAGTAG
- a CDS encoding NAD(P)-dependent oxidoreductase, whose translation MTQTKPGPDIAPARLSLDQYAKNFCDLHPRLDPHEARVESDRCYFCYDAPCVKACPTSIDIPLFIRQISTGNTTGAARTIFDQNILGGMCARVCPTETLCEQACVRNDAEEQPVRIGELQRFATDHYMDTHDTTPFTRAAPTLRRIAVVGAGPAGLSCAHRLAVHGHDVVLYDARPKAGGLNEYGIAAYKSVDDFAAREVRFILSIGGISVVNGKTLGEDLSLHQLQQEYDAVFLAIGLAGVNGLSVPGEDLSGVVDAVSYIADLRQASDLSALPVGRRVVVIGGGMTAIDIAVQSKRLGADEVTIAYRRGQEHMNASDYEQDLAKTNGVRILHWVAPKEILGADGKVTGIALERTRLDPAGKLVSTGETVTLAADMVFKAVGQKLDPSGLNGSAAGLTLDKGRIVVDADRATSLARVWAGGDCVAGGQDLTVAAVEDGKIAAEAIHRALSA comes from the coding sequence ATGACTCAGACCAAGCCAGGTCCTGACATTGCCCCCGCGCGTCTGTCGCTGGACCAGTACGCCAAGAACTTCTGTGATCTTCACCCGCGGCTCGATCCGCATGAGGCGAGGGTCGAGTCGGACCGCTGCTACTTCTGCTATGACGCGCCCTGCGTGAAGGCCTGCCCGACCAGCATCGACATCCCGCTGTTCATCCGCCAGATCTCCACCGGCAACACCACGGGTGCGGCACGGACGATCTTCGACCAGAACATCCTCGGTGGCATGTGCGCCCGCGTCTGCCCGACCGAGACGCTGTGCGAACAGGCCTGCGTGCGCAACGATGCGGAGGAGCAGCCGGTGCGCATCGGCGAGCTGCAGCGCTTCGCCACCGACCATTACATGGACACCCATGACACGACGCCCTTCACCCGCGCCGCGCCGACGCTGCGCCGGATCGCCGTTGTCGGGGCCGGGCCGGCGGGTCTCTCCTGCGCCCACCGTCTGGCCGTCCACGGCCATGACGTCGTGCTCTACGACGCCCGTCCGAAGGCCGGCGGCCTGAACGAGTACGGCATTGCGGCCTACAAGTCGGTGGACGACTTTGCCGCCCGGGAAGTGCGCTTCATCCTGTCCATCGGCGGCATCTCGGTCGTCAACGGCAAAACCCTCGGCGAGGACCTGTCGCTGCATCAGCTGCAGCAGGAATATGACGCGGTGTTCCTGGCCATCGGCCTTGCCGGTGTGAACGGGCTGTCCGTTCCCGGTGAAGATCTGTCGGGCGTCGTCGATGCCGTCAGCTACATTGCCGACCTGCGTCAGGCCAGCGACCTGTCGGCGCTGCCGGTCGGCCGCCGTGTCGTCGTCATCGGCGGCGGCATGACGGCAATCGACATCGCCGTGCAGAGCAAGCGGCTTGGTGCGGACGAGGTGACCATCGCCTATCGCCGCGGCCAGGAGCACATGAACGCCAGCGATTACGAGCAGGATCTGGCCAAGACCAACGGCGTGCGCATCCTGCACTGGGTCGCGCCGAAGGAAATCCTCGGGGCCGATGGCAAGGTGACGGGCATCGCGCTTGAGCGCACGCGCCTCGACCCGGCCGGCAAGCTCGTCTCCACCGGCGAAACGGTCACGCTGGCCGCCGACATGGTGTTCAAGGCCGTCGGCCAGAAACTCGATCCCTCCGGCCTGAACGGGTCGGCGGCAGGGCTGACCCTCGACAAGGGTCGCATCGTGGTGGACGCGGACCGCGCCACCTCGCTGGCCCGGGTCTGGGCCGGCGGCGACTGCGTCGCCGGCGGTCAGGACCTGACGGTTGCCGCCGTCGAGGACGGCAAGATCGCCGCCGAAGCCATTCACCGGGCGCTCAGCGCCTGA
- the preA gene encoding NAD-dependent dihydropyrimidine dehydrogenase subunit PreA, whose protein sequence is MVDLRSDFVGIKSPNPFWLASAPPTDKEYNVVRAYKAGWGGVVWKTLGEDPNVVNVNGPRYGAIHGKDRQLIGLNNIELITDRPLEVNLQEIKRVKRDWKDRALIVSLMVPCEEASWAAILKRVEETEADGVELNFGCPHGMSERGMGSAVGQVPEYIEMVTRWVKKHTRMPVIVKLTPNITDVRKPAQAAKRGGADAVSLINTINSIVGVDLDRMAPTPTIDGKGSHGGYCGPAVKPIALNMVAEIARDPETRGLPISGIGGVTTWRDAAEFIALGAGNVQVCTAAMTYGFKIVEEMIEGLKDWMGEAGYERISDFSGMAVPNVTDWQYLNLNYIAKAKIDQDLCIKCGRCHIACEDTSHQAITNLVDGVRKFEVIDEECVGCNLCVSVCPVENCITMEQMPAGSVDPRTGKTVEPDYANWTTHPNNPRALQAAE, encoded by the coding sequence ATGGTTGATCTGAGATCAGATTTCGTCGGCATCAAGTCCCCGAACCCGTTCTGGCTGGCTTCGGCCCCGCCGACCGACAAGGAATACAACGTCGTCCGCGCCTACAAGGCGGGCTGGGGCGGCGTCGTCTGGAAGACCCTCGGCGAGGACCCGAACGTGGTCAACGTCAACGGCCCGCGCTACGGCGCGATCCACGGCAAGGACCGCCAGCTCATCGGCCTCAACAACATCGAGCTGATCACCGACCGGCCGCTCGAGGTGAACCTGCAGGAAATCAAGCGGGTCAAGCGCGACTGGAAGGACCGCGCGCTGATCGTCTCGCTCATGGTGCCCTGCGAGGAGGCGAGCTGGGCGGCGATCCTGAAGCGCGTCGAGGAGACGGAAGCCGATGGCGTCGAGCTGAACTTCGGCTGCCCGCACGGCATGAGCGAGCGTGGCATGGGCTCTGCCGTCGGCCAGGTGCCGGAATACATCGAGATGGTCACGCGCTGGGTGAAGAAGCACACCCGCATGCCGGTGATCGTGAAGCTGACCCCCAACATCACCGACGTGCGCAAGCCGGCCCAGGCAGCCAAGCGCGGCGGTGCGGATGCGGTGTCGCTGATCAACACCATCAACTCCATCGTCGGCGTTGATCTCGACCGCATGGCACCGACCCCCACCATCGACGGCAAGGGGTCGCATGGCGGCTACTGCGGTCCTGCGGTGAAGCCGATCGCCCTCAACATGGTGGCCGAGATCGCCCGTGATCCGGAGACCCGCGGCCTGCCGATCTCCGGCATCGGCGGGGTGACGACCTGGCGGGATGCGGCCGAGTTCATCGCCCTTGGCGCCGGCAACGTCCAGGTCTGCACGGCTGCCATGACCTACGGCTTCAAGATCGTCGAGGAGATGATCGAGGGCCTGAAGGACTGGATGGGGGAGGCCGGCTACGAGCGCATTTCCGATTTCTCGGGCATGGCCGTGCCGAATGTCACCGACTGGCAGTACCTGAACCTGAACTACATCGCCAAGGCGAAGATCGACCAGGATCTCTGCATCAAGTGCGGCCGTTGCCACATCGCCTGCGAGGACACCTCGCACCAGGCCATCACCAATCTGGTGGACGGCGTGCGCAAGTTCGAGGTCATCGACGAGGAATGCGTCGGCTGCAACCTCTGCGTCTCGGTCTGCCCGGTCGAGAACTGCATCACCATGGAGCAGATGCCGGCCGGCAGCGTCGATCCGCGCACCGGCAAGACCGTCGAGCCCGACTACGCCAACTGGACGACCCATCCGAACAATCCGCGTGCCCTGCAGGCGGCGGAGTAA